From one Amycolatopsis sp. FDAARGOS 1241 genomic stretch:
- a CDS encoding penicillin acylase family protein, which translates to MITRDAYGIPTVEAETEQQAWFELGRAAAEDRLWQLEYDRRRARGRWAEVVGEPAVAADRLARRLRLADAAERDLAAMDPGTLATFEAYAAGINAHVAEHGTPVEYRRGGIGWEVWTPRDSLLMFKIRHVLMGVWQYKIARAVLRATAGADAAAKLDPTPLPGMRVTVPPDGRVGGARAELLEQARADVEAAAGHLGFLSESEGGSNAWVLGPSRTASGKPLLVNDSHRALDVPNAYWQAHVRCPEFTVSGATFPGLPGFPHFGHNGRVGWAITNAAADAQDLYVEQFDGERVRTAEGWAPASVRDEVIHVRDGEDRVERCWLTPNGPVVHGEPAGGAALSLRWTATDGPCEQFGVLRRMLLAPDVRTLLDAQDGWVDPVNNLVAADVDGHLGYLLRGQLPARDRLAATQVPVPGWAPEFGWRGRVPFAGMPRMEDPAEDLIVTSNNTVTADVRPFVSHAVNDAYRVERIHELAAATQRATADDMRAWQGDTTSVAARRWAELLAGRGPFTGDAELARAALVAGQGDLGPAGTTGLVHACVRRELAQRVLDQEIGTAARAWLMKCGLPGMPVVLRRWFAGLTWPREDGWPAADLSDELLADALAAGWRRAREAGLRPWGRLHRTAARHPLHPVTGAEFDPPAVGIGGDNETIQNGAYGWAPGGPFAITNLSVYRQVLDLAELGAAGWVIPGGASGSPGSEHYSDQLTSWQRHELVPMTPTTGAPTR; encoded by the coding sequence ATGATCACGAGGGACGCGTACGGGATCCCCACCGTCGAGGCGGAAACCGAGCAGCAGGCGTGGTTCGAGCTCGGCCGCGCCGCGGCCGAGGACCGGCTGTGGCAGCTGGAGTACGACCGTCGCCGCGCGCGCGGCCGGTGGGCGGAGGTCGTGGGTGAACCCGCGGTGGCCGCCGACCGGCTCGCGCGCCGGCTGCGGCTGGCCGACGCCGCCGAGCGCGATCTCGCGGCGATGGACCCGGGCACCCTCGCGACGTTCGAGGCGTACGCGGCGGGGATCAACGCCCACGTCGCCGAGCACGGCACGCCCGTCGAGTACCGGCGCGGCGGGATCGGCTGGGAGGTGTGGACCCCGCGCGACTCGCTGCTGATGTTCAAGATCCGCCACGTGCTCATGGGCGTCTGGCAGTACAAGATCGCGCGGGCCGTGCTGCGCGCGACCGCCGGCGCCGATGCGGCCGCGAAGCTGGATCCGACGCCGCTGCCGGGGATGCGCGTGACCGTCCCGCCCGACGGGCGGGTCGGCGGCGCCCGTGCCGAACTGCTCGAGCAGGCGCGCGCAGACGTCGAGGCGGCGGCCGGGCACCTCGGGTTCCTGAGCGAGTCCGAGGGCGGGTCCAACGCGTGGGTGCTCGGCCCGAGTCGCACCGCCAGCGGGAAACCGTTGCTGGTCAACGACTCCCACCGCGCGCTTGACGTGCCGAACGCCTACTGGCAGGCGCACGTGCGCTGTCCGGAGTTCACGGTGTCGGGCGCGACCTTCCCCGGCCTGCCCGGTTTCCCGCACTTCGGGCACAACGGCCGTGTCGGCTGGGCGATCACCAACGCGGCGGCCGACGCGCAGGACCTGTACGTGGAGCAGTTCGACGGCGAGCGGGTGCGCACGGCCGAGGGCTGGGCCCCCGCGTCGGTGCGCGACGAGGTCATCCACGTGCGCGACGGCGAAGACCGCGTCGAGCGCTGCTGGCTGACCCCGAACGGCCCGGTCGTGCACGGTGAGCCCGCGGGCGGCGCCGCGCTGTCGTTGCGCTGGACCGCCACCGACGGGCCGTGCGAACAGTTCGGCGTGCTGCGCCGCATGCTGCTCGCGCCGGACGTGCGCACGCTGCTCGACGCGCAGGACGGCTGGGTCGACCCCGTCAACAACCTCGTCGCGGCCGACGTCGACGGGCACCTCGGTTACCTGCTGCGCGGGCAATTGCCCGCCCGCGACCGGCTCGCCGCCACGCAGGTGCCAGTTCCGGGCTGGGCACCGGAGTTCGGGTGGCGCGGCCGGGTGCCGTTCGCCGGGATGCCACGGATGGAGGACCCGGCCGAGGACCTGATCGTCACCTCCAACAACACGGTCACGGCCGACGTCCGGCCGTTCGTGTCGCACGCGGTCAACGACGCCTACCGCGTCGAGCGCATCCACGAGCTGGCCGCGGCGACCCAGCGCGCGACCGCCGACGACATGCGCGCGTGGCAGGGCGACACCACGTCGGTCGCGGCCCGGCGCTGGGCGGAGCTGCTCGCCGGGCGCGGCCCGTTCACCGGCGACGCCGAGCTCGCCCGTGCGGCCCTCGTGGCCGGGCAGGGCGACCTGGGCCCGGCCGGGACGACGGGCCTCGTGCACGCGTGCGTCCGCCGGGAGCTCGCACAGCGCGTGCTGGACCAGGAGATCGGCACCGCCGCCCGGGCGTGGCTGATGAAGTGCGGCCTGCCGGGCATGCCCGTGGTGCTGCGCCGGTGGTTCGCGGGCCTGACCTGGCCCCGGGAGGACGGGTGGCCGGCCGCGGACCTGTCCGACGAGCTGCTCGCCGACGCGCTGGCCGCAGGCTGGCGCCGGGCGCGGGAAGCCGGGCTGCGCCCGTGGGGCCGCCTGCACCGCACCGCCGCGCGGCACCCGCTGCACCCCGTGACCGGCGCGGAGTTCGACCCGCCGGCCGTCGGCATCGGCGGGGACAACGAGACGATCCAGAACGGCGCGTACGGCTGGGCACCGGGCGGACCGTTCGCCATCACCAACCTCTCGGTCTACCGGCAGGTGCTCGACCTGGCCGAACTCGGCGCCGCCGGGTGGGTGATTCCCGGCGGGGCGTCCGGCTCGCCCGGTTCCGAGCACTATTCTGACCAGTTGACCTCGTGGCAACGGCACGAGCTCGTCCCGATGACGCCGACGACAGGAGCCCCGACCCGGTGA
- a CDS encoding GntR family transcriptional regulator produces the protein MSAQPPEPASLVRTAYRAIRAAVLERELLPGERVTVRPLAERLGISPTPVKAALAILEREGFLVARQHSGYFVAELSVADMRDIYELRSAVDTLAARDVARARPAELLERLSGLVAGQHAALSAGDVPRYAELDRQFHALIWQGSANRRLLAIADLLGAQLQLGQNVTITVPGRPEASLGEHQEILDALRSGDTAAAEQATRRHVAQVIRALESALPE, from the coding sequence GTGAGTGCCCAGCCACCCGAACCGGCCAGCCTGGTCCGCACCGCGTACCGGGCGATCCGTGCGGCTGTGCTGGAACGCGAGCTGCTGCCCGGCGAGCGCGTGACCGTGCGCCCGCTCGCCGAGCGCCTCGGTATCTCCCCCACCCCCGTGAAGGCCGCGCTGGCGATCCTCGAACGCGAGGGGTTCCTCGTCGCGCGGCAGCACTCCGGTTACTTCGTGGCCGAACTGAGCGTGGCCGACATGCGCGACATCTACGAACTGCGCTCGGCCGTGGACACCCTGGCCGCGCGCGACGTCGCCCGAGCACGCCCGGCCGAGCTGCTCGAGCGGCTCAGCGGCCTCGTCGCCGGCCAGCACGCTGCCCTCTCCGCAGGGGACGTGCCCCGCTACGCGGAGCTCGACCGGCAGTTCCACGCCCTCATCTGGCAGGGCTCGGCCAACCGCCGGCTCCTCGCGATCGCCGACCTGCTCGGCGCACAGCTCCAGCTGGGTCAGAACGTGACCATCACCGTGCCCGGCCGTCCCGAAGCCAGCCTCGGCGAGCACCAGGAGATCCTGGACGCGCTCCGCTCGGGCGACACGGCGGCCGCGGAACAGGCGACGCGCAGACACGTCGCGCAGGTGATCCGCGCGCTGGAGTCGGCACTGCCGGAATGA
- a CDS encoding acyl-CoA dehydrogenase family protein, which translates to MDFAFTEDQEAVRRGARELAAKFPDEYWARCDAEGEFPWDFYTAFADAGWLGIAIPEEYGGGGLGIFEAALLLEEVAASGAGMNGCSTMHLTIFGLNTIVKHGSAELREEILPRAADGSLHVCFGVTEPDAGTDTTRIRTFARRDGGDNAGYVIDGRKVWITKAGQSQKMVLIARTTPLEEVTRPTDGMSLFLVDVDPAAITLNAIPKLGRNAVSSYEVAIDGLRVPASARIGEEGQGFKYLLDGLNPERILLAHEALGIGRAAVEHAVSYAKDRVVFNRPIGQNQGIAFPLAEAQTRLDAAALMARNAAWRYDRGLSCGREANMAKFLCADAGFTAADQAVQTLGGMGYAKEYHVERYFREARLLRLAPVSQEMVLNYVSTHVLGLPKSY; encoded by the coding sequence GTGGACTTCGCGTTCACCGAAGACCAGGAAGCGGTGCGCCGCGGCGCCCGTGAGCTCGCGGCGAAGTTCCCCGACGAGTACTGGGCCCGCTGCGACGCCGAGGGCGAGTTCCCGTGGGACTTCTACACCGCGTTCGCCGACGCCGGCTGGCTCGGCATCGCGATCCCCGAAGAGTACGGCGGCGGTGGGCTCGGGATCTTCGAGGCCGCGTTGCTGCTGGAGGAGGTCGCGGCGTCGGGCGCCGGGATGAACGGGTGCAGCACCATGCACCTGACCATCTTCGGGCTGAACACGATCGTCAAGCACGGCAGCGCCGAGTTGCGTGAGGAGATCCTCCCGCGCGCGGCCGACGGGTCGCTGCATGTCTGCTTCGGCGTCACCGAACCGGACGCGGGCACCGACACCACGCGCATCCGCACCTTCGCGCGCCGCGACGGCGGTGACAACGCGGGCTACGTGATCGACGGCCGCAAGGTCTGGATCACCAAGGCGGGGCAGTCGCAGAAGATGGTGCTCATCGCGCGCACCACGCCGCTCGAGGAGGTCACGCGGCCGACCGACGGGATGTCGCTGTTCCTCGTGGACGTCGACCCGGCGGCGATCACGCTCAACGCGATCCCCAAGCTGGGCCGCAACGCCGTCAGCTCGTACGAGGTCGCGATCGACGGCCTGCGCGTGCCGGCGTCGGCGCGGATCGGCGAGGAGGGCCAGGGGTTCAAGTACCTGCTCGACGGGCTGAACCCGGAACGCATCCTGCTCGCCCACGAGGCGCTGGGCATCGGCCGCGCCGCCGTCGAACACGCGGTGTCCTACGCGAAGGACCGCGTCGTGTTCAACCGGCCGATCGGGCAGAACCAGGGCATCGCGTTCCCCCTCGCCGAAGCCCAGACCCGGCTCGACGCCGCCGCGCTCATGGCCCGCAACGCCGCCTGGCGCTACGACCGCGGTCTCTCGTGCGGCCGGGAGGCCAACATGGCCAAGTTCCTGTGCGCCGACGCGGGATTCACGGCCGCTGACCAGGCCGTCCAGACCCTCGGCGGCATGGGCTACGCCAAGGAGTACCACGTCGAACGCTACTTCCGCGAAGCGCGGCTGCTGCGGCTCGCGCCGGTCAGCCAGGAGATGGTGCTGAACTACGTTTCGACGCACGTGCTCGGGCTGCCCAAGTCCTACTGA